In Methanosphaera sp., a single window of DNA contains:
- a CDS encoding glycosyltransferase family 4 protein, which yields MKVIQTPVRFYPFIGGVEQYVYYVSKELVKYDDCKVKVICANEPESIPTETYQGIDIKRLKYYGKLANTNLTPSLPTSLLCEDYDIMHTHIPTPWSADWSNIISRIKGKPLVVTYHNDIIGSGVADTIAKVYNKTALKFLLNKADRIIITQDDYINSPHLANYKDKVVTIPNGVDSSLFKPKDERCKNQIFFLSVLDRFHKYKGLDYLLEALAGVKDEIGDVKLIVGGKGELMDYYKDMTKQLGIDKNVEFKGFLTDEEVIDYYATSELFILPSISSLQEGFGIVVLEALSAKTPVISTDIVGVSDDVIATNSGIILPPKDTKALSRAIVKILKDKELQKSMGENGRKLVQSKYEWKQIAASIHDLYEELLR from the coding sequence TTGAAAGTTATTCAAACACCAGTACGTTTCTATCCCTTTATAGGTGGGGTTGAACAGTATGTTTATTATGTATCAAAAGAACTAGTAAAATATGATGATTGCAAAGTTAAGGTAATATGTGCAAATGAACCAGAAAGCATTCCAACTGAAACATATCAGGGAATTGATATTAAACGTCTTAAATACTATGGTAAGCTTGCAAATACAAATCTAACACCATCACTTCCAACATCACTACTTTGTGAAGATTATGATATAATGCATACACATATTCCAACACCATGGAGTGCTGATTGGAGTAATATTATCTCAAGAATTAAGGGCAAACCTCTTGTTGTAACATATCATAATGATATTATAGGAAGTGGAGTTGCAGATACAATTGCAAAAGTCTATAATAAAACTGCTCTTAAATTCCTACTTAATAAGGCAGATCGTATAATTATAACACAGGATGACTATATTAACTCACCACACCTTGCAAATTATAAAGATAAAGTTGTTACAATACCAAATGGTGTTGACTCATCACTATTTAAGCCTAAAGATGAAAGATGTAAAAATCAGATATTCTTCCTAAGTGTTCTTGACAGATTCCATAAATATAAAGGACTTGACTACCTACTTGAAGCACTAGCAGGTGTGAAAGATGAAATAGGTGATGTTAAACTCATAGTTGGTGGAAAAGGAGAACTTATGGACTACTACAAGGATATGACAAAACAACTTGGAATTGATAAAAACGTTGAATTTAAGGGATTTCTAACAGATGAGGAGGTAATTGACTATTATGCAACGTCAGAACTTTTTATTCTTCCATCAATATCATCACTACAGGAAGGATTTGGAATTGTTGTACTTGAAGCATTATCTGCAAAAACACCAGTAATAAGTACAGATATTGTAGGTGTATCAGATGATGTGATAGCAACAAATAGTGGAATAATACTACCACCAAAAGATACAAAAGCATTAAGTCGTGCTATAGTTAAGATTCTAAAAGATAAAGAGCTTCAAAAATCTATGGGTGAAAATGGACGAAAACTAGTTCAAAGCAAGTATGAATGGAAACAGATAGCAGCATCAATTCATGACCTATATGAGGAACTTCTAAGATAA
- a CDS encoding glycosyltransferase family 4 protein has protein sequence MKIAFVYDTVYPWVTGGAERRVYEVAKRLADMGEDVHIYSLGFWMNTAEYKDMKTIEYDGITHHSVGDAMDLYTKDNKRSIKEAIHFAKSLLSVNFSGFDIVDVQGFPYFSCYSTKLRHKDANIVITLHEIWNDYWYEYMGKLGFFGKIIEKGIMHLTDNFICVSNSTYENMLQIRNPPNTSIIENGVNFNQITNVESSCDESDIIYAGRLIAEKHVDLLIHAVARIKQTKDDIKCFIVGEGPVKDDLIKLADELGVAGNITFKGFCEDQNELYSLIKSSKVFALPSTREGFGIVLIEANCCGIPTVTIDSPMNAAKDLIDDSNGVVVADDADEFATALVDIIENKPYSRENCLKFAKNYDWNNIASKTLTYYENIIK, from the coding sequence ATGAAAATTGCATTTGTATATGATACAGTATATCCATGGGTTACAGGTGGAGCAGAACGCAGAGTCTATGAAGTTGCAAAACGACTTGCAGATATGGGTGAAGATGTTCATATCTATTCTCTAGGATTTTGGATGAACACAGCAGAATATAAGGATATGAAAACTATAGAATATGATGGTATTACACACCATAGTGTGGGTGATGCTATGGATCTTTACACAAAAGACAATAAAAGATCAATAAAAGAAGCAATACATTTTGCAAAATCACTTCTTAGTGTTAATTTTAGTGGCTTTGATATTGTTGATGTTCAAGGATTTCCATACTTTTCATGTTATTCAACAAAGCTACGACATAAAGATGCAAATATTGTAATTACACTCCATGAAATATGGAATGATTACTGGTATGAATACATGGGAAAACTTGGATTTTTTGGTAAAATAATTGAGAAAGGAATTATGCATCTAACTGATAATTTTATCTGTGTTTCAAATTCAACATATGAAAATATGCTACAGATACGAAATCCACCAAATACATCTATCATTGAAAATGGTGTAAACTTCAACCAGATAACAAATGTTGAATCTAGTTGTGATGAGTCTGATATTATCTATGCAGGACGTCTTATTGCTGAAAAACATGTGGATTTACTTATTCATGCAGTAGCTAGAATTAAACAAACAAAAGATGACATTAAATGCTTTATTGTAGGAGAAGGACCTGTAAAGGATGATCTTATAAAACTTGCAGATGAACTTGGTGTTGCTGGTAATATTACATTTAAGGGATTTTGTGAAGATCAAAACGAGTTATATTCTCTTATTAAAAGCTCTAAGGTATTTGCTCTTCCATCAACACGTGAAGGTTTTGGAATTGTATTAATTGAAGCTAACTGTTGTGGAATACCAACAGTTACAATTGACTCTCCCATGAATGCTGCAAAAGATCTTATAGATGATAGTAATGGTGTTGTAGTAGCCGATGATGCTGATGAATTTGCAACAGCACTTGTTGATATCATTGAAAATAAACCATATAGTAGAGAGAATTGTCTTAAATTTGCCAAAAACTATGACTGGAACAATATTGCATCTAAAACACTTACATATTATGAAAATATTATAAAATAG
- a CDS encoding flavodoxin family protein: protein MKVLLLNGSPHKEGCTYTALCEVEKTLNEAGIETEIFWVGLKPIIGCTGCDKCCELGKCVYDDDPVNEFVKKACKADGFIFGSPVHYAGASGAVTSFLDRAFYSNKNCCAFKFKPAASIVSARRSGTTATFDQLNKYATISQMPIISSPYWNGVHGYTPDDVRQDEEGMYVMRQLGRNMAFFLKCIQAGLDAGLKHDESEKPIRTHFIR from the coding sequence ATGAAAGTTTTACTACTTAATGGAAGTCCACATAAAGAAGGATGTACATACACAGCACTATGTGAAGTTGAAAAAACATTAAATGAAGCAGGTATTGAAACTGAAATATTCTGGGTAGGACTTAAACCTATCATAGGATGTACAGGCTGTGATAAATGTTGCGAACTAGGAAAATGTGTATATGATGATGATCCTGTAAATGAATTCGTTAAAAAAGCATGTAAAGCTGATGGATTCATATTTGGAAGTCCAGTACACTATGCAGGTGCAAGTGGAGCTGTAACATCATTTCTAGATCGTGCATTCTACTCAAATAAGAATTGCTGTGCATTTAAATTTAAACCTGCAGCATCAATAGTATCAGCAAGAAGATCAGGAACAACAGCAACATTTGACCAATTAAATAAATATGCAACAATATCACAGATGCCAATTATATCATCACCATACTGGAATGGAGTACATGGATATACACCAGATGATGTAAGACAAGACGAAGAAGGAATGTATGTAATGAGACAACTAGGACGTAACATGGCATTCTTCCTTAAATGTATCCAGGCAGGTCTTGATGCAGGACTCAAGCATGATGAAAGTGAAAAACCAATAAGAACACACTTCATCAGATAA
- a CDS encoding glycosyltransferase family 4 protein, with translation MKICYISNLYPPAVLGGAEIIVQKTAKAMKKRGHDVVVITTTVDSDEHIIDDDGIKVYQLNTTPLYPPYKQTEVGGIKKPLWHAFDLYNSKTRNRICEILEDEDVDIIHLNNYKGLSMSVFEVGCKLGIPLIFESHDFSLICPRANLIRGNNTLCLKCNIACKVYVDIQRRLLGDNVDVLISPSNFMINKYKENNFFKNTRCVKIPLATDKKTTKTTKSYDTIDITYIGTLGKHKGVQTIIEAFKQIDNEKLRLHIVGKGYDEQEFKQMAEGDERIIFYGFVENSEIEKFYDMSNIIIIASICYDNSPMVIYESFSRSTPVIGSNIGGIPELITNGYNGLLFEADNPSDLKDKIIKLADDVELLKSFEDNASKTLPNDSMKIMIDKLEKEYENILEK, from the coding sequence TTGAAAATATGTTATATATCAAACCTGTATCCTCCAGCAGTACTTGGAGGAGCAGAAATTATAGTTCAGAAAACTGCAAAGGCAATGAAAAAACGTGGACATGATGTAGTTGTAATTACAACAACAGTAGATAGTGATGAGCACATAATAGATGATGATGGAATTAAGGTATACCAACTTAATACAACACCACTATATCCTCCATATAAACAGACAGAAGTAGGAGGAATAAAAAAGCCACTATGGCATGCATTTGACCTTTATAATTCAAAGACAAGAAATAGGATATGTGAAATACTAGAAGATGAAGATGTTGACATAATCCACCTTAACAACTATAAGGGACTTTCTATGAGTGTATTTGAGGTAGGATGTAAACTTGGCATTCCACTTATCTTTGAATCACATGATTTTTCACTTATCTGTCCAAGAGCAAATCTGATACGTGGAAACAATACACTATGTCTTAAATGTAATATTGCATGTAAAGTATATGTAGATATTCAAAGAAGACTACTGGGTGATAATGTTGATGTGTTAATATCACCATCAAATTTCATGATTAACAAATATAAGGAAAATAACTTCTTTAAAAATACTCGGTGTGTTAAAATACCACTTGCAACAGATAAAAAGACAACAAAAACAACTAAAAGCTATGATACAATCGATATAACATACATTGGAACACTAGGAAAACATAAGGGAGTTCAAACAATAATTGAGGCATTTAAACAAATTGATAATGAAAAGCTACGTCTTCACATAGTTGGTAAAGGATATGATGAGCAGGAATTTAAGCAAATGGCAGAAGGTGATGAACGTATAATCTTTTATGGCTTTGTTGAAAATAGTGAAATTGAGAAATTCTATGACATGTCAAATATTATCATTATAGCATCAATATGCTATGATAACTCACCAATGGTGATATATGAAAGCTTTTCAAGATCAACACCTGTAATTGGAAGTAATATTGGTGGAATTCCAGAGTTAATTACTAATGGATACAATGGACTTCTATTTGAAGCTGACAATCCAAGTGACTTAAAAGATAAAATTATTAAACTAGCAGATGATGTAGAATTACTTAAAAGCTTTGAGGATAACGCATCAAAAACACTTCCAAATGATTCTATGAAGATTATGATTGATAAACTAGAAAAGGAATATGAAAATATATTAGAAAAATAG
- a CDS encoding glycosyltransferase family 4 protein, whose amino-acid sequence MSDKTKILFMHNTAMWYRIPFFQKIADMYDLDLVFTHFDVISSIYNESSDHKIKGLEDVNYEIINEKHKQTIAKKAMGDYDVIVAGSWDTLGELIETIIVFTISKLRRKPMLIWREDWDWKKNDNIKEKLLTCIIKFLTRNCSGMIVPGSIHKEYFLKLGVKDENIQIMPNVSNIKGCDENITKSKTHKKIVYVGRLIKRKGVIYLIKAYKQLRCELDDIELIIIGEGDEEKSLKEYIKQNNICDVTFTGKIDNQDLKEYYRDANVVVIPSIDEGMGDPWVFVLNEAMYYSTPVVATDVVGAAYDMIDNNGYIVKQRNSKELHDAIYKIITDNNLEEAMSKRSKEIINTKFQYTNMTDAFKCAVDKVIKKID is encoded by the coding sequence ATGTCTGATAAAACAAAAATATTATTTATGCATAATACTGCCATGTGGTATAGAATACCATTTTTTCAAAAGATAGCAGATATGTATGATTTAGACTTAGTATTTACACACTTTGATGTAATAAGTAGTATTTATAATGAATCATCTGATCATAAAATTAAGGGACTTGAAGATGTAAATTATGAAATAATTAATGAAAAACACAAACAAACCATAGCAAAAAAAGCAATGGGAGACTATGATGTAATAGTTGCAGGAAGCTGGGATACACTAGGAGAGTTAATTGAAACAATAATAGTATTTACAATATCAAAACTACGCAGAAAACCAATGCTAATATGGCGTGAAGACTGGGACTGGAAAAAGAATGATAACATAAAAGAAAAACTACTAACATGTATAATAAAATTCCTAACACGCAACTGTAGTGGAATGATAGTACCAGGAAGCATACATAAAGAATACTTCCTAAAACTCGGAGTTAAAGATGAAAACATCCAGATAATGCCAAATGTAAGTAATATCAAAGGATGTGATGAAAACATAACAAAATCAAAAACACATAAAAAAATAGTATATGTAGGACGTTTAATTAAAAGAAAAGGTGTAATATATCTAATTAAAGCTTACAAACAACTAAGATGTGAATTAGATGATATAGAACTTATCATAATAGGTGAAGGTGATGAGGAAAAATCACTAAAAGAGTACATAAAACAAAATAATATATGTGATGTAACATTTACAGGAAAAATAGATAACCAAGACCTTAAAGAGTACTATCGTGATGCAAATGTGGTTGTAATACCCTCAATTGATGAAGGAATGGGAGATCCATGGGTATTTGTATTAAATGAGGCAATGTATTATTCAACACCAGTAGTTGCAACAGATGTAGTGGGAGCAGCATATGATATGATTGACAATAATGGATACATTGTCAAACAAAGAAACTCTAAAGAATTACACGATGCAATCTATAAGATAATAACAGATAACAACTTAGAGGAAGCTATGTCAAAAAGGTCAAAAGAGATCATAAATACGAAATTCCAGTATACTAATATGACAGATGCATTTAAGTGTGCCGTCGATAAAGTAATTAAAAAAATAGATTAA
- a CDS encoding Ig-like domain-containing protein has product MLFISKKVLLLVLSLIMIFGLTAISAADNTTNIHEDNINRNSTSNIDANANLEAVNMQDNNKISEKNVINSNSTSKVVKTAQKKNVVMSATNTSIKYQSKVKLTATVKTTDNKNITGGYVVFKLNDNTIGRADLINSKAYLYYNTNKNTPKDYKITAKYSGTSQYNQNTAKATLTVLKFNSKITLNNKVVTHDDKVQFTATATDEHGNYIKSGKVAFKLNGNTIGRADLINGKANFIYNATLPVSKYKLTAVVGETQTTYKATSNTATLTINPIETKMSITNKTVPKSENVELTATVVNKKTGKYMTTGRILFKLDGATLGYANVKNGKAYFKYTTRNLAEGSHSIVGIYEGSNAKMSEASGKLSVNILKYSYSQIQDAAIYLRNHYEANQILKNVEVNGKKMNVESFLPLILHALKNANRNHGSDLVEYVYYPTISAQSDNLKGQTLTTSRMLSIASDALNYYQTHHKAPTYVMIDSYKFGFYNMLYSFSKMIDYSTSGYLPKSCRLYNWDIIHPQDPTKRTIYITSDNIRSKSKDQAFINDIKAKLQAKGFTVKVVGIGPNTHNYIRNNNYPDNAAQLSIFGGADAGVFYDMSTRSFMRGKANRPMFLAFYPTARDITNLAWLERAHDDNYSPASFKGLAHPDQYLYKHGYDYVYSGDTSEIVNSFIEYISSGKSKG; this is encoded by the coding sequence TTGTTATTTATTTCAAAAAAAGTACTTCTATTAGTACTATCTCTTATAATGATATTTGGTCTTACAGCAATTTCTGCTGCAGATAATACAACCAATATTCACGAAGATAATATTAACAGAAATAGTACTTCAAATATTGACGCTAATGCAAACCTAGAAGCTGTCAATATGCAAGATAATAATAAAATATCAGAAAAGAACGTTATAAATTCAAATTCTACAAGCAAAGTAGTAAAAACTGCACAAAAAAAGAATGTTGTAATGTCTGCAACAAATACAAGTATAAAATATCAAAGTAAGGTAAAACTTACAGCAACAGTTAAAACAACAGATAATAAAAATATTACAGGCGGATATGTAGTATTTAAATTAAATGATAATACTATTGGTAGAGCAGATCTTATTAACTCAAAAGCATACCTCTACTATAATACAAACAAAAACACGCCAAAAGACTACAAAATAACAGCTAAATACAGTGGAACAAGCCAGTATAATCAAAATACTGCAAAGGCAACACTCACAGTGCTTAAATTTAATTCTAAAATTACATTAAATAATAAAGTTGTAACACATGATGATAAAGTTCAATTTACAGCAACAGCAACTGATGAACATGGAAACTACATTAAAAGTGGTAAAGTTGCATTTAAATTAAATGGTAACACTATTGGACGTGCAGATCTAATTAATGGTAAGGCTAACTTTATCTATAATGCAACACTTCCTGTAAGTAAATATAAGCTTACAGCAGTAGTTGGTGAAACACAAACCACATATAAGGCAACATCAAATACAGCAACACTTACAATTAATCCAATTGAAACTAAGATGTCAATAACAAATAAAACAGTGCCAAAAAGTGAAAATGTAGAACTTACAGCAACTGTGGTAAATAAGAAGACTGGAAAGTATATGACCACAGGACGTATACTCTTTAAGTTAGATGGTGCAACACTTGGATATGCAAATGTTAAAAATGGAAAAGCATACTTTAAATACACTACACGTAACTTAGCTGAAGGATCACATAGTATTGTTGGAATCTATGAAGGTAGTAATGCTAAGATGTCTGAAGCATCAGGTAAATTATCAGTTAATATATTGAAATATTCATATTCACAAATACAAGATGCTGCAATATATCTTAGAAATCATTATGAAGCAAATCAGATACTTAAAAATGTAGAAGTTAATGGTAAAAAGATGAATGTTGAATCATTCCTTCCACTCATACTTCATGCACTAAAAAATGCTAATCGTAATCATGGATCAGATCTTGTTGAATATGTTTACTATCCAACTATCTCAGCTCAATCTGATAACTTAAAAGGTCAAACACTTACAACATCAAGAATGCTTTCTATTGCATCTGATGCTCTTAACTATTATCAGACACATCATAAGGCACCAACTTATGTTATGATTGACTCATATAAGTTTGGATTCTATAATATGCTTTATTCATTCTCTAAGATGATAGATTATTCAACATCAGGATATCTTCCTAAATCATGCAGGTTATATAACTGGGATATTATTCACCCACAAGATCCTACAAAACGTACAATCTACATTACAAGTGATAATATTCGTTCAAAATCAAAAGATCAAGCATTTATAAATGATATAAAAGCTAAACTTCAAGCAAAAGGATTTACTGTAAAAGTAGTAGGTATTGGACCTAACACTCATAATTATATACGTAATAATAATTATCCTGATAATGCTGCACAACTATCAATCTTTGGTGGTGCTGATGCTGGAGTATTTTATGATATGTCAACAAGAAGCTTTATGAGAGGAAAGGCAAACAGGCCAATGTTCCTTGCATTCTATCCTACAGCACGTGATATTACAAATCTTGCATGGCTTGAACGTGCACATGATGATAATTATAGTCCTGCAAGTTTCAAAGGTCTTGCACATCCAGATCAATACCTGTATAAACATGGATATGACTATGTTTACTCTGGTGATACATCAGAAATTGTTAATTCATTTATTGAATATATATCATCTGGTAAATCAAAAGGATGA